The following proteins come from a genomic window of Lolium rigidum isolate FL_2022 chromosome 5, APGP_CSIRO_Lrig_0.1, whole genome shotgun sequence:
- the LOC124653051 gene encoding prostaglandin reductase-3-like gives MKLKPGMSALVTGGGSGIGKGLCIALAHKGLFVTIVDFSEENGRQVASLVQKEASQFHGDSKVPSAISIKCDVTDADALAAAFEKHVHMYGGLDVCINCAGFISKSLVYDDTSNGINTWRRSINVNLVAVVDGTRIATQIMRAQKKPGAVLNIGSVAGLYPMHYEPIYSGTKGGVVMFTRSLAPLKRHGIRVNVLCPEFVETNMGGQVSRVLIDALGGFLKMEDVVTGAFELIEDVSKAGACLWISKRRGMVYWPTSEEEKSYLVYSSKSKKTLTKNVFLSIQTPEFFEKIVAHTLSHNFRNATRIDRVRLRLPMKPHSALVKIIYAGVNASDVNFTSGRYFSGNAKEASAHLPFDVGFEAVGIVASVGDSVKHIKVGTAVALMTFGGYAEFTLVPAKNLLPVPRPDPEVVAMLTSGLTASISLEKSGQMTSGQVVLVTAAAGGTGQFAVQLAKLAGNKVVATCGGASKAALLASLGVDRVINYQHEKIKDVLKKEFPRGADIIYESVGGDMFDLCLNALAVHGRLIVIGMISQYQADDGWTPRNYNGLCEKILGKSQTVAGFFLIQYADLWQKHLDKLFDLYASRKLKVSLDPKKFIGVASVADAVEYLHSGKSVGKVVVCIDPAYSQTLAKL, from the exons ATGAAGCTGAAGCCCGGCATGTCGGCCCTCGTcaccggcggcggctccggcattg GGAAAGGGCTCTGCATTGCTCTTGCACATAAGGGTCTATTTGTGACCATTGTCGATTTCTCAGAAGAAAATGGGAGACAAGTTGCTTCCTTAGTTCAAAAGGAAGCCAGCCAGTTCCATGGAGATTCTAAAGTTCCATCTGCTATATCCATCAAGTGTGATGTTACTGATGCAG ATGCTCTTGCTGCTGCTTTTGAGAAACATGTACACATGTATGGTGGATTAGATGTCTGCATCAACTGTGCTGGATTTATCAGCAAATCCTTAGTTTATGATGATACATCCAATGGAATTAACACATGGCGGCGTTCTATAaatgtgaaccttgttgctgttgtTGATGGTACTCGCATCGCG ACCCAAATAATGCGAGCACAGAAGAAGCCTGGTGCCGTACTAAATATCGGTTCAGTTGCTGGCTTATATCCTATGCACTACGAGCCCATCTATAGTGGGACAAAAG GTGGTGTGGTTATGTTTACAAGATCACTCGCTCCATTAAAACGCCATGGCATTCGTGTCAATGTTCTTTGCCCTGAG TTTGTCGAAACTAATATGGGAGGACAAGTAAGTCGCGTATTAATAGATGCGCTGGGTGGGTTTTTGAAGATGGAGGATGTTGTTACTG GTGCATTTGAGCTTATAGAAGATGTGAGCAAGGCTGGTGCTTGCCTTTGGATATCTAAAAGAAGAGGGATGGTATACTGGCCAACATCAGAGGAAGAAAAAAGTTATTTGGTTTATTCATCGAAGTCAAAAAAGACATTAACAAAGAATGTCTTTCTTAGCATCCAAACACCTGAATTCTTCGAGAAGAT AGTTGCTCATACACTCAGCCATAATTTCCGCAATGCTACAAGAATTGATCGTGTGCGACTGAGATTGCCCATGAAACCGCATAGTGCTCTTGTTAAAATAATATATGCTGGTGTAAATGCTAGCGAT GTGAACTTCACTTCTGGTCGTTATTTCAGTGGCAATGCTAAAGAAGCTTCTGCACACCTTCCATTTGATGTTGGTTTTGAG GCTGTGGGAATTGTTGCTTCTGTTGGAGATTCAGTGAAACATATCAAAGTTGGCACTGCTGTGGCCCTTATGACCTTTGGGGGCTATGCTGAATTTACACTG GTTCCAGCCAAAAATCTACTTCCGGTGCCAAGACCGGACCCTGAGGTCGTCGCAATGCTAACATCGGGATTAACTGCTTCAATTTCTCTCGAAAAG TCTGGTCAAATGACATCTGGGCAAGTTGTTTTAGTTACAGCAGCTGCTGGTGGAACAGGACAATTTGCTGTTCAG CTCGCAAAACTAGCGGGTAACAAGGTTGTTGCTACATGTGGTGGCGCAAGTAAAGCTGCACTTCTGGCTTCATTAGGAGTTGATCGAGTCATCAACTACCAACATGAAAAGATCAAAGAT GTTCTGAAAAAGGAGTTTCCGAGAGGTGCAGACATAATATATGAATCTGTAGGTGGTGATATGTTTGACCTATGTTTGAATGCACTCGCGGTCCATGGACGCCTCATTGTGATTGGCATGATCTCCCAG TATCAAGCAGACGATGGATGGACGCCACGGAATTACAATGGGTTATGTGAGAAGATTCTTGGAAAGAGTCAAACTGTG GCTGGATTTTTCCTGATTCAGTATGCTGACCTGTGGCAAAAACATCTTGACAAGCTTTTTGACCTGTATGCTTCTAGGAAGTTAAAG GTTTCCCTTGACCCCAAGAAATTCATCGGTGTTGCTTCTGTGGCGGATGCGGTAGAATATCTCCATTCTGGCAAAAGTGTTGGCAAG GTCGTTGTCTGCATCGATCCGGCATACAGTCAGACACTTGCTAAGCTGTAG